The genomic stretch CAGTAATCCACTTGATCCTTCAACCCGGGTTCAATGCCGTTTAGTCAACGTATGTCCCTGACAGATCGGGAAAGGATCTTTTCAATTATTAGCTTTGTCACTGTCTGCTCTTATCTAAACGGCATTGATTTTGGGTTCAAAATCAATAACCTGGATTCTGCTCCAAGTATCCGGGAATGCTTGATGCTCCATCCAAGGCTGTTTGGGGTATAGGGAAAACCCTTTTATGCGGATCATTATCGGTCTTTTCGGTCCATACGCCTTCATATTTTCCAAATCGTACCATGTCAGTTCTTCGCTGCATTTCCCAGTAAAATTCGAACCCCCTTTCTCTAAAGAGAAGATCAAGATTAATTTCTTGCAAAGGAGGAGCTGTAAACCGTGCTGTTCTGGCTGCTCTTACCATGTTTACATCCGCAAGTGCCGCTGCCAAATCTCCCCCACTTCTTAACTTTGCCTCTGCTCTCATTAGATAAATATCAGCCAACCTGATCAGAACAATATCTGCCTCGCCGAAATTTCTACCGCTTGAAGATTTTTTGCTAAATTCATATTTTTCCACACGATATCCCGCACTGTACTGGCTTCCTGGGGTGGTGTAATCAATTTGTCTGGTAAAATTAACGGCAAGATCAGGCCGGTTTCTACTCCTGCTGTATAACTTTCCGATGCGGTATCCTCCACCCTCACATCTTTCGAAACCATTTTCATTCCTGATAAGTCCATATTGTTGGCCCCTAAGGATACCGCGGTTGATCTCAAATTCATCCGCACTCATACAAGAATCTGAAGGAATGATCAGGTTTTCTCTATGAAAGCGAGGATCAGTCACGGCAGGATCCATAGGTGCATAGGCTTCTTCCCAAGTGTCATAAAAGTCAGAAGTGATACCAGGTCCATCAGTACCGTTTGCGTTAGGAAATTCAGGCAGTGGATACATATCCCCAGAAAGGGAAAAATAGGCCATCCTGTTATGACCATTTAGCTCAGCCCTTTGGTCGTACACAAAAATCAGTTCTGGATTCGTATGGTTTTCATCATCAAACATCGCAAAATAGTCGGTAGAAAGCTCATACATACCGGAATTGATTACATCATCACAGTATTCGATCACCTTGGCCATATCTGACTGGTCAAAGGTGAAATTTTCTGCATACCGATCTTTGTAAACCGCTGCATTCAGGTAGAGCCTGGCCAATAACCCTTGCACGGCTCCTTTGGACATCCTTCCGGGCCCAATATTACCTGGTACAATTGGCAAGGCATATTCAAGTTCAGAAGCTATATAGTTAAAAGCTTCCTCTCCCCTAAGAATTTCTGAAGTCTCATTTACATCTTCTTTTACAAAAACCAGCCCATAAAGATCAAGGCTAAGCATTGAATAAAATGCTCTCAAAGCCCGCATTTCCGCTACATAAATTGTAGCGTCTCCTTCTGAGGTTTCCGGAATGACATTGATCGCTGTCACACAGCGGGAGATCCCTTGCATAATCAAGTTCCAACTGTCACGGATCCTTGGGTCTGTAGTAATGAAGTTATGTGTATGCATGCCAATAAAAATCCCATTATCTCCCCAGTCTGTCCCGCCCCTAAAAGGCAAAATCGCCTCATCTGTAGATATTTCTTGAAGGTTAAAGTAATTTACATGATTAAATAAATTGCTAAACACGGCATAGGCAGCGGCCACATTCCCTTCGACGATCTCATTTTGAGACAGTCCGGAAGCA from Echinicola soli encodes the following:
- a CDS encoding RagB/SusD family nutrient uptake outer membrane protein, producing the protein MKKMIISALAVVLLITAGCTDLDEQILDETSASGLSQNEIVEGNVAAAYAVFSNLFNHVNYFNLQEISTDEAILPFRGGTDWGDNGIFIGMHTHNFITTDPRIRDSWNLIMQGISRCVTAINVIPETSEGDATIYVAEMRALRAFYSMLSLDLYGLVFVKEDVNETSEILRGEEAFNYIASELEYALPIVPGNIGPGRMSKGAVQGLLARLYLNAAVYKDRYAENFTFDQSDMAKVIEYCDDVINSGMYELSTDYFAMFDDENHTNPELIFVYDQRAELNGHNRMAYFSLSGDMYPLPEFPNANGTDGPGITSDFYDTWEEAYAPMDPAVTDPRFHRENLIIPSDSCMSADEFEINRGILRGQQYGLIRNENGFERCEGGGYRIGKLYSRSRNRPDLAVNFTRQIDYTTPGSQYSAGYRVEKYEFSKKSSSGRNFGEADIVLIRLADIYLMRAEAKLRSGGDLAAALADVNMVRAARTARFTAPPLQEINLDLLFRERGFEFYWEMQRRTDMVRFGKYEGVWTEKTDNDPHKRVFPIPQTALDGASSIPGYLEQNPGY